The following proteins are co-located in the Spirosoma montaniterrae genome:
- a CDS encoding gliding motility-associated C-terminal domain-containing protein, protein MQTVYLCVCWQWRWLAGWLCILMVWALPGRANHIIGGDLTMQAVSTTPGLFRIQLNQYWDATQVGTGNRDPTVTILIYRKQNPILVESITIPLREELPLAFDNAACARLRNLNFSQARYYQDVQLDPARYNDPGGYYMVWERCCRNDALTNAVSVGNAGVAMTFYAEFPAITRNGQNFRNSLPDFRLPNGDYICIGKSFTFDVGATDADGDQLRYSLVTPLNGYTNRNTPISTNDSPRSSYPTVTWASGISLANVIPGNPPLTIDPTTGTVSVRATREGLYLFTVLCEEYRNGVKIGSVRRDMQLPVVDCSRNTPPSPVVSLNSQPLAATDIVWCATQPLVLSVERNPNWAYQWQKDGDNLRGDTTSTFTVKESGTYTVVRSLARACANDTVSKAYKVTFVTAPPVSLTTSRGQPYCTGDTLLLVAEGQPGYQYRWQRDTTLLAGQQQSTLRITQSGQYIVLAKPAAAVCEGADTLTVTMNPRPTASASASTSALCPGDSITLTAQTGTGYRYRWQQGTSRLADSTSRIAVRQAGTYRVTVTGANGCTATSGAVTVNALTAPTVVFDSIPPQCSISNPPVSLRGSPTGGTYAGAGVANGTFAPATAGVGRHTITYTVTGSNGCKTSQTRMAMVDAGPSITGPAVYQIVKGSSVQLKTQSNTPIARYQWEPPASLSRADVAAPTASPAETTPYTLTALSENGCPVTFAVRVEVVEPLYIPSAFSPNADGINDTWIIPNIEAFPACEVAIFNRWGEVIYESVGYAQPWDGTYRKQPVTAGAYTYRIRAGAGLFTTVYRGQVIVLK, encoded by the coding sequence ATGCAAACGGTTTACCTATGTGTGTGTTGGCAGTGGAGATGGTTGGCGGGCTGGCTATGCATACTGATGGTATGGGCATTGCCGGGCCGGGCCAATCACATCATTGGCGGTGATCTGACGATGCAGGCCGTGAGTACTACGCCCGGCTTGTTTCGTATACAGCTCAACCAGTATTGGGATGCCACGCAGGTGGGTACGGGCAACCGCGACCCTACCGTTACGATACTTATCTACCGTAAACAAAATCCTATTCTGGTTGAATCCATTACGATTCCTCTGCGCGAAGAACTGCCCTTAGCCTTCGATAATGCCGCCTGCGCCCGACTTCGTAATTTAAACTTTTCACAAGCCCGCTACTATCAGGACGTTCAACTCGACCCAGCCCGGTACAACGATCCGGGGGGGTATTATATGGTGTGGGAACGCTGCTGCCGGAACGATGCCCTTACCAATGCCGTCAGCGTGGGTAATGCGGGCGTTGCCATGACGTTCTACGCCGAGTTTCCGGCCATTACCCGCAACGGACAAAATTTTCGCAACTCTCTACCCGATTTCCGTCTCCCCAACGGCGACTATATCTGCATTGGTAAATCGTTTACATTCGACGTTGGTGCCACCGACGCCGACGGTGACCAACTGCGGTATTCGCTCGTAACGCCCCTCAACGGATACACTAACCGCAATACGCCTATCAGCACCAACGATTCGCCCCGGAGCAGCTACCCGACCGTTACGTGGGCATCCGGTATTAGTTTAGCCAATGTAATACCGGGTAATCCGCCGTTGACGATTGATCCCACAACGGGTACGGTGAGCGTGCGTGCCACGAGAGAAGGACTCTATTTATTCACGGTTTTATGCGAGGAGTATCGAAACGGGGTGAAAATCGGCTCAGTACGTCGCGATATGCAGTTGCCTGTCGTCGACTGTTCGCGCAATACGCCCCCCTCGCCGGTTGTGTCGCTCAACAGTCAGCCCCTGGCAGCTACCGATATTGTCTGGTGCGCCACCCAGCCGCTGGTGCTGTCGGTCGAGAGAAACCCGAACTGGGCCTATCAGTGGCAGAAAGACGGCGACAACCTGCGGGGCGATACTACCAGTACGTTTACGGTGAAAGAAAGCGGAACGTACACCGTAGTCCGAAGTCTGGCCCGCGCCTGCGCCAACGATACTGTTTCCAAAGCCTACAAAGTCACGTTCGTAACGGCTCCGCCCGTTTCGCTCACCACGTCGCGCGGGCAACCCTACTGTACGGGCGATACCCTGCTGCTGGTAGCCGAGGGACAACCCGGCTACCAATACCGCTGGCAACGCGATACTACGCTACTGGCCGGTCAGCAACAGTCAACGCTGCGCATCACCCAATCGGGCCAGTACATTGTGCTGGCAAAACCTGCTGCTGCCGTTTGCGAGGGAGCCGATACGCTCACAGTCACGATGAATCCGCGACCAACAGCGTCAGCGTCGGCATCAACATCAGCCCTATGCCCCGGCGATTCGATAACGCTTACGGCCCAGACCGGCACCGGCTACCGGTACCGGTGGCAGCAGGGAACCAGCCGGTTAGCCGACAGCACGAGCCGTATAGCTGTGCGACAGGCTGGCACGTACAGGGTAACGGTAACGGGAGCAAACGGCTGTACGGCCACGTCGGGTGCAGTAACGGTTAATGCGCTTACGGCTCCAACTGTGGTGTTCGATTCCATACCGCCCCAGTGCAGTATCAGCAATCCTCCCGTATCGTTACGTGGTTCGCCTACGGGCGGTACATACGCTGGGGCAGGCGTTGCCAACGGCACGTTCGCGCCCGCAACCGCTGGTGTAGGCCGACATACCATAACATACACCGTAACGGGGAGCAATGGGTGTAAAACGTCGCAGACGCGCATGGCAATGGTCGACGCCGGACCCAGCATTACCGGCCCTGCGGTTTACCAGATTGTTAAAGGCAGCAGCGTACAACTAAAAACGCAGAGCAACACGCCCATTGCCCGCTATCAGTGGGAGCCACCCGCGTCGCTGAGCCGGGCCGACGTGGCTGCTCCTACCGCCAGCCCTGCCGAAACCACGCCCTACACCCTGACAGCTCTGAGCGAGAACGGTTGCCCCGTAACGTTCGCAGTGCGGGTTGAGGTGGTTGAGCCACTTTATATTCCATCAGCGTTCTCGCCCAATGCCGACGGTATCAACGATACGTGGATTATTCCGAATATTGAAGCATTTCCAGCCTGCGAGGTAGCTATTTTTAACCGTTGGGGCGAGGTGATTTATGAGTCGGTCGGGTACGCGCAGCCGTGGGATGGCACGTATCGCAAACAACCCGTTACAGCGGGTGCCTACACCTACCGGATTCGGGCCGGGGCTGGTCTGTTTACCACCGTTTATCGAGGGCAGGTCATTGTACTAAAATGA
- a CDS encoding fasciclin domain-containing protein: MTTKLFGASVLAVSLMIGTTVWAQDQNTTAATATNTTTTETAMKPGGSTGRDLAISAAKSASHTTLFRALRVSGLTEQAAGKGPYTVFAPTNDAFDKLPSGTLDELLKPAAKQKLTKLLAYHVVKGKYTAADLQDGQKLKTVTGGTLTVGKQGDTVTITDEAGNAATVNQADIEATNGVVHSVDTVLMAAGSK; the protein is encoded by the coding sequence ATGACAACGAAACTGTTTGGCGCATCAGTACTGGCCGTATCATTGATGATCGGAACAACCGTTTGGGCGCAGGATCAAAACACAACAGCCGCTACGGCTACCAACACCACAACCACCGAAACCGCCATGAAACCGGGCGGTTCAACAGGCCGGGATTTAGCCATCAGTGCGGCAAAGTCGGCCAGTCACACCACATTATTCCGGGCGTTGCGTGTGTCGGGACTGACCGAGCAGGCGGCTGGTAAAGGCCCCTACACCGTGTTCGCGCCCACCAACGACGCCTTCGATAAATTACCGTCGGGAACGCTTGATGAGTTACTGAAACCGGCGGCCAAGCAAAAATTAACGAAACTGCTGGCCTATCACGTTGTGAAGGGCAAATACACGGCTGCCGATTTGCAGGACGGACAGAAGCTGAAAACCGTGACAGGCGGTACGCTGACCGTTGGCAAACAGGGCGATACCGTAACGATTACCGACGAAGCAGGCAACGCTGCCACGGTAAATCAGGCTGACATCGAAGCTACCAATGGGGTTGTTCATTCGGTCGATACGGTGCTGATGGCCGCTGGCAGTAAGTAA
- a CDS encoding L,D-transpeptidase family protein, translating to MNFKSFYFRAAFPIVLFIALSSIWSCRKAKKSATDSSSETTEQAHMAQQALVHRACRFADSVGIDTSRYAVTTTDAEDVIQTKLTNLLTEIQYGKKPSRLAFSGLREDRDSTKQTAATDAALRDALEKSTTFAPYRQLVARYNQLRKQTTNSPALADSLRLIRQTLNFYRYVNRFDADRFVLVNIPAGELNVYDRAGTRLLPMQVIAGRWDHQTPCMTTYIKGIVAYPYWNVPKSIVLNEMLPRMQRDLSYIYNQNLQILDEKGRELDPEEIDWDGLSTTYFPYRVRQASGCENSLGLIKFDLENPLAIYLHDTNSRDLFTRTADRWRSHGCVRVQKPVELANLMLGKPAFDAGFMNRCLIDQKPKPLAVPQKVPVFITYNLADVDSTGRLIVYKDVYGLAK from the coding sequence ATGAATTTTAAATCATTTTATTTCCGTGCTGCTTTCCCCATCGTTCTTTTCATCGCTTTAAGTAGTATCTGGAGTTGCCGGAAAGCGAAAAAATCTGCCACTGATTCATCATCAGAAACTACAGAACAGGCTCACATGGCGCAGCAGGCATTGGTGCATCGCGCCTGCCGCTTTGCCGATTCGGTAGGTATCGACACCAGCCGGTATGCCGTGACAACAACCGATGCAGAAGACGTTATCCAAACGAAACTGACTAATCTTTTGACTGAAATCCAGTACGGTAAAAAGCCGTCTCGACTGGCATTCAGCGGTTTACGTGAAGATCGCGATTCAACGAAGCAGACAGCCGCTACCGACGCAGCATTGCGCGACGCGCTGGAGAAGTCGACGACATTCGCGCCGTATCGGCAGTTGGTAGCCCGATACAATCAACTACGCAAGCAGACAACTAATAGCCCCGCTTTAGCCGATTCGCTGCGGCTGATTCGGCAAACGCTCAACTTTTATCGTTACGTAAATCGCTTCGATGCCGACCGGTTTGTTTTAGTGAACATCCCGGCGGGTGAACTGAATGTGTACGACCGGGCTGGTACACGGCTGTTGCCTATGCAGGTGATTGCGGGCCGCTGGGATCACCAAACGCCCTGCATGACCACCTACATCAAAGGTATTGTGGCTTACCCATACTGGAACGTGCCGAAAAGCATTGTGCTGAACGAAATGCTGCCCAGAATGCAGCGCGATTTGTCGTATATATACAACCAGAACCTCCAGATTCTGGACGAGAAAGGCCGTGAACTCGACCCCGAAGAAATTGACTGGGACGGTCTTTCGACTACCTACTTTCCGTATCGCGTTCGGCAGGCGTCGGGTTGCGAAAACTCGTTGGGACTGATTAAGTTCGACCTGGAAAACCCGCTGGCAATTTACCTACACGACACTAACAGCCGAGACCTGTTTACGCGCACCGCCGACCGCTGGCGGAGTCATGGCTGTGTACGGGTGCAAAAACCCGTCGAACTGGCGAATCTTATGCTGGGCAAACCTGCCTTCGACGCCGGCTTCATGAATCGCTGCCTGATCGACCAGAAGCCGAAACCGCTGGCCGTGCCGCAGAAAGTGCCGGTGTTTATTACCTACAATCTGGCCGACGTTGACAGCACCGGGCGGCTGATAGTTTATAAAGACGTGTACGGGCTGGCTAAGTAA
- a CDS encoding murein L,D-transpeptidase catalytic domain family protein: MPRKRKLVSMRNVLLPLAGLVLIYLAATTSKPTPSDAKGSPVAIHVTAPVAPKATGHLAVYDQLNLEQMGLHRDVFEYALRGWQKMDTEKPVLSIVDMSQPSTKKRFYVVDLQNKKLLFNTYVAHGQNSGDLIPKRFSNVNASFQTSLGFYRTLGTYMGKHGLSLQLKGLEKGVNDQVQNRNIVLHGADYACEEWIKKNGRLGRSQGCPAVPYTDSKGIIEAVKGGTCLFVYAPNTDYISQSAYLASPYTSL; the protein is encoded by the coding sequence ATGCCTCGCAAACGGAAGCTCGTATCGATGCGTAACGTGTTGTTGCCACTGGCCGGTCTGGTTCTGATCTATCTGGCCGCAACTACGTCGAAGCCGACGCCCTCCGATGCCAAAGGTTCGCCGGTTGCTATTCACGTTACTGCACCGGTAGCCCCGAAAGCAACCGGACACCTCGCCGTTTATGACCAGCTCAACCTCGAACAGATGGGCCTGCACCGCGATGTGTTTGAATACGCCCTGCGCGGCTGGCAGAAAATGGACACCGAAAAACCGGTTCTTTCCATTGTTGACATGAGTCAGCCATCGACAAAAAAACGGTTCTACGTGGTTGATTTACAGAACAAAAAACTACTGTTCAATACTTACGTTGCGCACGGTCAAAACTCCGGCGATCTCATTCCAAAGCGTTTTTCCAACGTCAACGCATCGTTTCAAACCAGTTTGGGTTTTTACCGAACACTCGGCACGTACATGGGCAAACATGGCCTGTCTCTGCAACTGAAAGGACTGGAAAAAGGCGTAAACGATCAGGTGCAAAACCGCAATATTGTGCTGCACGGGGCCGATTATGCGTGCGAAGAATGGATCAAAAAGAACGGACGACTGGGCCGCAGCCAGGGATGCCCCGCCGTTCCCTACACTGACTCGAAGGGTATTATCGAAGCCGTAAAAGGCGGCACCTGCCTGTTTGTGTACGCGCCAAATACCGACTACATCAGCCAGTCGGCTTACTTAGCCAGCCCGTACACGTCTTTATAA
- a CDS encoding EcsC family protein, with the protein MTPYEQAVRTELARWQRAMQQSPSGFSRLSTTIQRRINRLIPQGIHDVITAAIKQMTRAVLYGAEYLTSEPATDLTLTERDAAVATRIDWYRKAGAAEGGVMGAGGFALALADFPLLLSLKMKLLFDIAALYGFRTSDYRERVFMLYVFQLAFSSQDRRQATYRLLADWQSHSQQLPDDINQFDWQTFQQEYRDYIDLAKLAQLIPGIGAAVGLVVNYRLISHLGRTAMNAYRMRLIAGSNAAGKRLI; encoded by the coding sequence ATGACTCCTTACGAACAGGCCGTGCGCACCGAACTTGCCCGCTGGCAACGCGCCATGCAACAATCACCGTCGGGATTCAGTCGGCTGTCGACAACCATCCAACGGCGTATTAACCGGCTCATTCCGCAGGGTATTCACGATGTCATTACGGCAGCTATCAAACAAATGACCAGGGCGGTACTATACGGTGCCGAATACCTGACGTCTGAACCTGCTACCGATCTCACTCTCACCGAGCGCGATGCCGCCGTAGCAACCCGAATCGACTGGTATCGGAAGGCGGGGGCGGCAGAGGGGGGCGTGATGGGCGCGGGCGGTTTTGCGCTGGCCTTAGCCGATTTTCCGCTGTTACTGAGCCTGAAAATGAAGCTGTTGTTCGATATTGCCGCGCTATACGGCTTCCGAACCAGCGACTACCGCGAACGGGTATTTATGCTCTATGTGTTCCAGTTGGCGTTTTCCAGCCAGGACCGACGACAGGCAACGTACCGACTTCTGGCCGACTGGCAAAGCCACAGCCAGCAATTGCCCGACGACATTAATCAGTTCGACTGGCAGACTTTCCAGCAGGAATACCGCGACTACATCGACCTAGCCAAACTGGCCCAGTTGATTCCCGGCATCGGTGCCGCCGTTGGACTGGTAGTCAACTACCGGCTTATCAGCCACTTAGGCCGCACCGCCATGAACGCCTACCGTATGCGGCTCATTGCCGGAAGTAACGCGGCTGGAAAGCGGCTTATATAG